The following coding sequences lie in one SAR202 cluster bacterium genomic window:
- a CDS encoding sugar phosphate isomerase/epimerase, giving the protein MDITSYATVGFYDRGLETALDAIAAAGFRQVEVLSNPPHMSTPPEGNDLSEFLSRLRARGLSARSMHAPTIKTVLAAPNEEWRAREVALLARYLRLAGELGAKEIVIHPNPNPKFVPYPDDPALHAVMVACAMKSLDELVPVAEKAGVCMALENIHYPCRYPYRTVSEIRELVQDYPAKHVGIALDTGHSALEPHNVADDVRIAGDRLRATHIHDVKGHGYEDDHRAPGLGILDWAPIVAALREISYAGAWTFEVIEPVASETPEEMARVTREWARSHGLC; this is encoded by the coding sequence ATGGACATCACCAGCTACGCTACTGTGGGGTTTTATGACCGCGGACTGGAGACCGCGCTGGACGCCATTGCGGCGGCGGGGTTCCGGCAAGTGGAGGTCCTCAGCAACCCGCCGCATATGTCCACGCCGCCGGAGGGCAATGACCTCAGCGAGTTCCTGTCGCGACTTCGTGCGCGCGGGCTGAGCGCCCGAAGCATGCACGCGCCCACCATCAAGACGGTGCTGGCCGCGCCGAACGAGGAGTGGCGCGCGCGGGAGGTGGCGCTGCTGGCGCGGTACCTCCGGCTGGCCGGCGAGCTGGGCGCGAAGGAAATCGTAATCCACCCGAACCCAAACCCGAAGTTCGTCCCCTACCCTGATGACCCTGCTCTGCATGCCGTGATGGTGGCGTGCGCGATGAAGTCGCTTGACGAGCTTGTGCCGGTGGCGGAGAAGGCCGGGGTGTGCATGGCGCTGGAGAATATCCACTACCCCTGCAGGTACCCGTACCGGACCGTGTCGGAGATACGGGAGCTTGTGCAGGACTACCCAGCAAAGCATGTGGGCATCGCGCTCGACACCGGTCACTCTGCGCTGGAGCCGCACAACGTCGCCGATGACGTCCGCATTGCGGGCGACAGGCTGCGGGCTACGCATATCCACGACGTGAAGGGACACGGATACGAGGACGACCACCGCGCGCCCGGGCTGGGTATCCTGGACTGGGCGCCCATCGTCGCCGCCCTGCGGGAGATCAGCTACGCCGGGGCATGGACGTTCGAGGTGATCGAGCCCGTTGCCAGCGAGACTCCTGAGGAGATGGCGCGGGTGACGCGGGAGTGGGCGCGATCGCACGGGCTGTGCTAG
- a CDS encoding FHA domain-containing protein has product MVDQARAELWVQGRPQNGSRIVLSKGVTWIGRATTNNIVVEDSGVSRQHAGIREDRAGYWIKDMGSTNGTYINGLRVRGEGQRLQDNDRIELGSNGSVAWVFKLPAQGDSRSA; this is encoded by the coding sequence ATGGTTGATCAGGCCCGGGCAGAGCTCTGGGTACAGGGCCGCCCTCAAAATGGGTCCAGAATTGTGCTCTCCAAAGGCGTGACGTGGATCGGCCGCGCCACCACGAACAATATCGTCGTGGAGGACTCCGGCGTGTCCCGCCAGCATGCCGGAATCCGGGAAGACCGGGCGGGCTACTGGATCAAGGACATGGGGAGCACGAACGGCACTTACATCAATGGCCTTCGGGTCCGAGGCGAAGGCCAGCGCCTGCAGGACAACGACCGCATAGAGCTGGGCAGCAACGGCTCGGTTGCCTGGGTTTTCAAGCTGCCGGCGCAAGGCGACTCCAGGAGTGCGTAG
- a CDS encoding DUF1801 domain-containing protein, with the protein MPRSRNVDSWMAEQDPGPRIIAEALRNLLLDAYPQIKETVKWGQPVYVNKGNVFYLAATHSYATLGFMNGAAIEDSSGRIEGTGKNMRHVKVSDLDEIEIRLFLDWIHQAMELDDAGAKGAT; encoded by the coding sequence ATGCCGCGAAGCAGGAACGTCGACAGCTGGATGGCCGAGCAGGACCCCGGCCCGCGCATCATTGCCGAGGCGCTGCGCAACCTTTTGCTGGACGCCTACCCTCAGATCAAAGAGACGGTAAAGTGGGGCCAGCCCGTCTACGTCAACAAGGGCAACGTTTTCTACCTTGCCGCCACGCACAGCTACGCCACCCTCGGCTTCATGAACGGCGCCGCCATCGAAGACTCCTCGGGCCGCATCGAAGGCACGGGCAAGAACATGCGCCATGTGAAGGTGAGCGACCTGGATGAGATCGAGATCCGGCTCTTTCTCGATTGGATCCACCAGGCCATGGAGCTCGACGATGCCGGCGCAAAGGGGGCGACGTAG
- a CDS encoding SMC family ATPase produces the protein MSRSASRSVDRPSRPPRRTRETRRSGDSEPHSVKHRDPEKAHNEPQPDMKLSRGFGREAFLDHAAAMGDHSERGTTADNLQRAYGNRYVNRLADHIRGKQTAQNASRPAAAPATSTITPTPAQVTQPQPARRGQRFLRRPLETPRRGMGREPQPHRQGPGLGDNPRVAAENLCGVDWWQDNCSSLSHSPGALLIPLKLTVRNFMCYRDGAPTLDLQGIHVACLCGQNGHGKSALLDAITWVLWGKARADKQEELIHQGQEEMAVDLEFLSHDQRYRASRRYGPVGRGRQKATLLDLQVLEGDAVRPITGNTVRETEERIRDLLHLDYDTFVNTAFLLQGRADMFTRATPSQRKETLAEVLGLGYYQKLEERAKERARDLQEKVRDMDASIALTEQEVARKPQVEADLAAVAANLARIEPEAEAQKQKAEQAQQSVDALRVKVHEHAAVVRRLAEAQREVAELEKQARANQAKVIDFETVMKREPEVREGHALLQKTRAEAERLGEALSKKSRLDGERSRLEQEIAVRKAGLSAAAEQLRKRIADELEPRAHRLPQLEADLAALESERARLDALEGQVNAARATAAAMAADLERMDRAMVAMTSLDQKRTALEKEIAVQKERLAYQAGQLRKTVAGELEPRARRIPEIEKYISELVAQESGLSAVADSIRARRAEAEDASSKAKALHAANERLRHEMAETRKKFDMLDGGDLKCPLCKTDLGPEGQAHLRREFEALGRESKRQYQANEAEIKDHEKRHKELSEAIGKLEADLDGRRRFVQSAIAGAKQAQKESIDAAHKFAVTQADLVATEATIAQSDFAHKERARLATVHREISALGYDANARAALQRKARETADAIARQEGELNAGRQRAGIRLSKLETDLDACRAAAQQLPAARAEMEATQARIASGDFAHEERRQLGKLNEAVAALGYDAEKHREAQEQAKRLAEYDDLHRRLSDAVTNLNNLRDALAVITGSLKRRKEDAAQDEQRRLALDGELKALPGLEAELATARGLFQSTERRLQDARVQHRVLCKQLERIAALEGQLKAKQKVRKDLVDEKGVYDELTVAFGKNGIQALIIETAIPQLQDDANELLGRLTENRMFLKLQLAEGRKERRIGIASEELEIKISDEIGTRSYETFSGGEAFRINFALRIALSKLLARRSGAPLPILFIDEGFGSQDLEGQERLKEAIQSIQEEFQKIIVITHVEDIKEAFPVRIEVTKTPMGSTFAVV, from the coding sequence ATGAGTCGCTCCGCCTCGAGAAGCGTCGACAGGCCGTCCAGGCCACCCCGCCGCACCAGAGAGACCCGGCGCTCCGGGGACTCAGAACCCCACTCCGTCAAGCATCGCGACCCCGAAAAGGCACACAACGAACCGCAGCCCGACATGAAGCTATCGCGTGGCTTCGGCAGGGAAGCGTTTCTTGACCACGCAGCTGCCATGGGCGACCATTCTGAACGCGGTACCACGGCCGACAATCTTCAGCGCGCGTACGGGAATCGCTACGTCAACCGGCTTGCCGACCATATCCGGGGCAAGCAAACCGCGCAGAATGCCTCCAGGCCCGCGGCCGCGCCGGCCACGTCAACGATTACCCCGACCCCCGCGCAGGTAACCCAGCCACAGCCTGCTCGTCGTGGTCAGCGATTTCTACGGCGCCCGCTGGAAACGCCCCGGCGCGGAATGGGAAGAGAGCCGCAACCCCATCGACAAGGCCCTGGCCTGGGTGACAACCCTCGCGTAGCCGCCGAAAACTTGTGCGGTGTTGACTGGTGGCAGGATAATTGTTCTAGCCTTTCCCACTCGCCAGGAGCCCTCTTGATCCCTCTCAAGCTCACCGTCCGCAACTTCATGTGCTACCGCGACGGCGCGCCCACGCTCGACCTGCAAGGCATACACGTCGCGTGCCTTTGCGGCCAGAACGGCCACGGCAAGTCCGCATTGCTGGACGCCATAACCTGGGTCCTCTGGGGAAAGGCGCGCGCGGACAAGCAGGAAGAGCTCATCCACCAGGGCCAGGAGGAGATGGCCGTCGACCTGGAGTTCCTTTCCCACGACCAGCGTTACCGCGCCAGCCGCAGGTACGGCCCTGTGGGCCGCGGCAGGCAGAAGGCCACGCTGCTGGATCTGCAGGTCCTGGAGGGCGATGCCGTCCGGCCGATCACAGGCAACACGGTGCGGGAGACGGAAGAGCGTATTCGCGATCTTCTGCACCTGGACTACGATACCTTCGTCAACACCGCCTTCCTCCTCCAGGGCCGCGCCGACATGTTCACCCGCGCCACGCCCAGCCAGCGCAAGGAGACCCTCGCCGAGGTGCTCGGGCTGGGGTACTACCAGAAGCTGGAGGAGCGTGCGAAGGAACGCGCGCGCGACCTGCAGGAAAAGGTCAGGGACATGGACGCCTCCATCGCACTGACAGAGCAGGAAGTCGCCCGCAAGCCACAGGTGGAGGCGGACCTTGCGGCGGTCGCCGCCAACCTGGCGCGCATAGAGCCGGAGGCGGAGGCGCAGAAGCAGAAGGCCGAGCAGGCGCAGCAGTCGGTCGACGCCCTGCGCGTCAAAGTGCACGAGCACGCGGCCGTCGTCCGCCGCCTCGCCGAAGCGCAGCGCGAGGTTGCGGAGCTGGAAAAACAGGCCCGCGCAAACCAGGCGAAAGTCATCGACTTCGAAACCGTGATGAAGCGCGAGCCGGAGGTGCGCGAGGGGCATGCCCTGCTCCAGAAGACCCGCGCGGAGGCCGAGCGGCTTGGCGAGGCGCTATCGAAGAAGAGCAGGCTCGACGGCGAGCGGTCGCGACTGGAGCAGGAGATAGCCGTCCGCAAGGCCGGGCTGTCCGCCGCCGCGGAGCAGCTAAGGAAGCGCATCGCGGACGAGCTCGAGCCCAGGGCGCACAGGCTCCCCCAGCTTGAGGCGGACCTTGCGGCCCTGGAATCAGAGCGCGCACGCCTGGACGCGCTGGAGGGGCAGGTGAACGCCGCCCGAGCGACGGCAGCCGCCATGGCGGCCGACCTGGAGCGGATGGACCGCGCGATGGTGGCGATGACCTCGCTGGACCAGAAGCGCACGGCCCTCGAAAAGGAGATCGCCGTGCAGAAGGAGCGGCTGGCCTACCAGGCCGGCCAGCTTCGGAAGACTGTCGCCGGAGAGCTGGAGCCGCGCGCCAGGCGCATCCCGGAGATCGAGAAGTACATATCGGAGCTCGTCGCCCAGGAGTCCGGCCTTTCAGCCGTGGCGGACTCCATCCGCGCCCGGCGGGCGGAGGCCGAGGACGCCTCGTCGAAGGCGAAGGCACTCCACGCCGCGAACGAGCGCCTGCGGCACGAGATGGCGGAGACCCGCAAAAAGTTCGACATGCTGGACGGCGGCGACCTGAAGTGTCCCCTCTGCAAGACGGACCTCGGGCCGGAGGGCCAGGCCCACCTGCGCCGCGAGTTTGAGGCGCTCGGCCGCGAGAGCAAGCGCCAGTACCAGGCGAATGAGGCGGAGATAAAGGACCACGAAAAACGGCACAAGGAGCTTTCCGAGGCCATCGGAAAGCTGGAGGCGGACCTCGACGGCAGGCGCCGCTTCGTCCAGAGCGCCATAGCCGGCGCGAAGCAGGCGCAGAAGGAGTCCATAGACGCCGCGCACAAGTTCGCCGTGACACAGGCGGACCTGGTCGCTACGGAAGCGACGATTGCGCAGTCCGACTTCGCGCACAAGGAGCGCGCGCGCCTCGCCACCGTGCACCGCGAGATATCGGCGCTCGGCTACGACGCCAACGCCCGCGCGGCGCTCCAGCGCAAGGCAAGGGAGACGGCAGACGCCATCGCCAGGCAGGAGGGAGAGCTGAACGCCGGGAGGCAGCGGGCAGGCATCAGGCTATCGAAGCTGGAGACGGACCTGGATGCGTGCCGCGCGGCCGCGCAGCAGCTTCCCGCCGCCCGCGCGGAGATGGAAGCCACTCAAGCGCGAATTGCTTCCGGGGACTTCGCGCATGAAGAGCGCCGGCAGCTTGGGAAGCTTAACGAGGCAGTCGCGGCGCTCGGGTACGACGCAGAGAAGCACCGGGAGGCCCAGGAGCAGGCAAAGAGGCTGGCGGAGTACGACGACCTCCACCGCAGGCTCTCGGACGCCGTCACGAATCTCAACAACCTCCGGGACGCCCTCGCGGTCATCACCGGCAGCCTCAAGCGCCGCAAGGAAGACGCGGCGCAGGACGAACAGCGCCGTTTGGCCCTGGACGGGGAGCTCAAAGCCCTCCCGGGACTGGAGGCGGAGCTGGCAACCGCCCGCGGCCTCTTCCAGTCGACTGAAAGGAGGCTCCAGGACGCGCGCGTTCAGCACCGCGTGCTGTGCAAGCAGCTTGAGCGCATCGCGGCGCTGGAAGGGCAGCTGAAGGCGAAGCAGAAGGTGCGCAAGGACCTGGTGGACGAGAAGGGGGTCTACGACGAGCTGACGGTCGCGTTCGGCAAGAACGGAATCCAGGCCCTCATCATCGAGACGGCCATACCGCAGCTACAGGACGACGCGAACGAGCTGCTGGGGAGGCTGACGGAGAACCGCATGTTCCTCAAGCTCCAGCTTGCGGAGGGCCGCAAGGAGCGGCGCATCGGCATCGCCTCCGAGGAGCTGGAGATCAAGATATCGGACGAGATCGGCACGCGCAGCTACGAGACCTTCAGCGGCGGCGAGGCGTTCCGCATCAACTTCGCGCTGCGAATAGCGCTCTCAAAGCTCCTCGCGCGCCGTTCGGGCGCTCCCCTGCCCATCCTGTTCATAGACGAGGGGTTCGGCTCGCAGGACCTCGAAGGCCAGGAGCGTCTCAAGGAGGCCATCCAGAGCATCCAGGAGGAGTTCCAGAAGATCATCGTCATCACGCACGTGGAAGACATCAAAGAGGCCTTCCCCGTGCGCATAGAGGTCACCAAGACCCCCATGGGGTCCACGTTCGCCGTGGTGTGA
- a CDS encoding thiamine pyrophosphate-binding protein — MRGADVVIKTLKSLGVERIFALSGNQIMSLFDACIDAGVSIVHVRHEAAAMHMADGWGRLTGQPGVAMVTAGPGMANAVSAMYGAMMAESPCIILTGHASLAQLGKGAFQEMAQAEIASHVCKASWTAQSGPGLAEDMTRAFAIASAGRPGPVHISLPFDFLEKPVEGIKEPGPLPYNLMQSPGPLKEREAASILDALETARRPIMIAGPAMMRGRARDEVKSLSHRTRIPVAFMESPRGVNDPSLGGLAGVLQKADTVFVVGKKVDYTMRFGQPPAFAADASFIQLDAEEESIKQTKRQFADASRVAQAYAADPLKSTELLLKLAKEREWDYGSWTEHTKAALAHRPPEWKALASPPTGPLYAAELCYAVQEFLTGEQDVFISDGGEFGQWAQACMTAPVRVINGIAGSIGSAIPLAIAARVAHPKSRIVIFLGDGTAGFHALEMDTALRYGLPFVAIVGNDAAWGAEYQIQLRSYGKGRLYECELLPTRYDKIATAMGCHGERVSTFADLRPALERAFDSGLPSLLNVDIRRDAAPAAPSHG; from the coding sequence ATGCGCGGCGCGGATGTCGTCATCAAGACACTCAAATCGTTGGGCGTGGAGCGCATCTTCGCGCTCTCCGGCAACCAGATCATGTCGCTGTTCGATGCCTGCATCGACGCCGGCGTCAGCATCGTCCACGTCCGGCACGAGGCCGCCGCCATGCACATGGCCGATGGGTGGGGCAGGCTCACCGGCCAGCCCGGCGTGGCGATGGTCACGGCCGGCCCCGGCATGGCCAACGCCGTCTCAGCCATGTACGGCGCCATGATGGCGGAGTCGCCCTGCATCATCCTGACCGGCCACGCGTCGCTCGCGCAGCTCGGCAAGGGCGCGTTCCAGGAGATGGCGCAGGCGGAGATCGCCTCGCACGTTTGCAAGGCGTCGTGGACGGCGCAGTCCGGCCCCGGCCTCGCCGAAGACATGACGCGCGCCTTCGCCATCGCATCCGCCGGTCGGCCCGGCCCCGTGCACATCTCGCTGCCTTTCGACTTCCTTGAGAAGCCTGTCGAAGGGATCAAGGAGCCGGGGCCGCTGCCGTACAACCTCATGCAGTCGCCCGGCCCGCTAAAGGAACGCGAGGCCGCGTCAATTCTCGACGCGCTGGAAACGGCCCGGCGGCCCATAATGATCGCCGGCCCGGCGATGATGCGCGGCAGGGCGCGCGATGAGGTCAAGTCGCTGTCACACAGGACGCGCATCCCGGTCGCGTTCATGGAGAGCCCGCGCGGCGTGAACGACCCCAGCCTGGGCGGCCTGGCCGGCGTGCTGCAGAAGGCGGATACGGTCTTCGTAGTCGGCAAGAAAGTCGATTACACGATGCGCTTCGGCCAGCCTCCCGCCTTCGCGGCGGACGCGAGCTTCATCCAGCTCGACGCCGAAGAGGAGTCGATCAAACAGACGAAGCGGCAGTTTGCGGATGCGTCACGCGTCGCGCAGGCCTACGCCGCCGACCCGCTAAAGTCCACGGAGCTGCTCCTCAAGCTGGCGAAGGAGCGCGAGTGGGACTACGGCTCCTGGACCGAGCACACGAAGGCTGCATTGGCCCACCGGCCGCCCGAGTGGAAGGCGCTGGCCTCCCCGCCGACCGGCCCTCTGTACGCCGCGGAGCTTTGCTACGCCGTGCAGGAGTTCCTGACCGGAGAGCAGGACGTGTTCATCTCCGACGGCGGTGAGTTCGGGCAGTGGGCACAGGCGTGCATGACCGCCCCGGTCCGCGTCATCAACGGCATCGCCGGATCCATCGGCAGCGCGATTCCCCTGGCCATCGCGGCGAGGGTGGCGCACCCGAAGTCGCGCATCGTCATTTTCCTGGGCGATGGCACGGCGGGCTTCCACGCGCTGGAGATGGACACTGCTCTGCGCTACGGCCTGCCGTTCGTCGCGATCGTGGGCAACGACGCCGCGTGGGGCGCGGAGTACCAGATACAGCTGCGCTCTTATGGCAAGGGCCGACTCTACGAGTGCGAGCTGCTGCCCACGCGCTACGACAAGATCGCCACCGCCATGGGCTGCCACGGCGAGCGCGTCTCAACCTTCGCCGATCTGCGCCCCGCGCTGGAGCGCGCCTTCGACTCCGGGCTCCCGTCGCTCCTCAACGTAGACATCCGCCGCGACGCCGCCCCGGCCGCGCCGTCGCACGGGTAG
- a CDS encoding RHS repeat-associated core domain-containing protein, protein MAMTARTGWSRPQSTAPAIRMSTYGDGWRVSVVNSTTTRQYYSAVGMTLEKRGNQTLARYVRAPDGRRILVSNADGIYYYLYDGSMNVVGLIKINGTVGYYDYRPFGEDVGTPFNTYNPYQYSSTYRDQGSAGKTLYHMMARYHDPAYGRFTRADYWEARWLPKVYGGMFSLSDYGYVVNNPLTLTDPYGHFCGWSCLTKNAAHKAESALHATAIVAVGFGVGAVLIGAGVTVAGVGGPAGWFAGGVSVVAGVAAIGASGYAGYQVASQPWRNHH, encoded by the coding sequence ATGGCTATGACGGCGCGGACCGGATGGTCACGTCCTCAATCGACGGCACCAGCCATACGTATGTCTACGTATGGCGATGGCTGGCGCGTGAGCGTGGTGAACTCGACGACGACCCGGCAGTACTATTCCGCAGTAGGCATGACGCTTGAAAAGCGCGGCAATCAGACGCTGGCCAGGTACGTCCGCGCACCGGACGGGCGGCGCATCCTTGTCTCGAACGCGGACGGGATCTACTACTACCTTTATGATGGCTCTATGAACGTAGTGGGCCTGATCAAGATCAACGGCACCGTGGGCTACTACGACTACCGGCCGTTTGGCGAAGATGTGGGAACGCCATTCAATACGTACAACCCATACCAGTACTCATCTACGTACAGGGACCAGGGAAGTGCCGGCAAGACGCTGTACCACATGATGGCGAGGTATCACGATCCCGCGTACGGGAGGTTCACACGGGCTGACTACTGGGAGGCGCGTTGGCTACCGAAGGTATACGGCGGCATGTTCTCGCTTTCGGATTATGGATATGTCGTGAATAATCCTCTCACCCTGACCGATCCCTACGGGCATTTTTGCGGATGGAGTTGTCTAACAAAGAACGCGGCGCACAAAGCGGAGTCTGCCCTTCACGCTACAGCGATAGTTGCAGTCGGATTTGGCGTAGGGGCTGTATTGATCGGAGCTGGGGTCACAGTTGCGGGAGTTGGAGGTCCCGCGGGATGGTTCGCAGGGGGCGTTTCAGTTGTTGCGGGAGTAGCAGCGATTGGTGCCTCCGGGTATGCCGGCTATCAAGTTGCCAGCCAACCCTGGCGGAATCATCATTAA